In the genome of Capricornis sumatraensis isolate serow.1 chromosome 4, serow.2, whole genome shotgun sequence, the window TGCGATCTTATTCAAGCATTCCTTTTCCCCCTGtcaataataatttttcatttcttccttttttctatatttatttttttagtattattCGTTTGGCTGTCCCAGCACATGgaatcttgttccctgaccagggatcaaacctggacctcTTACATTGGGAATGTAgactcttaatcactggatcacaagggaagtcctcatttcttcctttgaTCCATCCTGCTGGTTTACTCATTAAGCAGTTAAAAAACCTTGGTTCTCACTACATATCTGTATTAGCCAAGTTTACCTTGGTGCAAATTTTGCTCTGACAAATCGTACCATGCCATATACACGGTCCTaccctttgggttttttttcacttaatacatCTTGAAGATAGTTTCACATCAGAATATAAAGAGCTTCCTTACTCCTGTTTTGCCACTGTATAGAATACATCATATGGTTATGCAGTATTTACACTCAGAATCAATTTAGCCAGCCCCCTACTGAtgaacatttaagttgcttctacTCTTTTATTGTTGCAAACAATGCTGTATGAATAACCCTGTGCACAGCCAGAGACAGAGCCACTCAGAAGCGGATGGGAAGGCTGAAGGGCCTCTAGAGGGCAAAGGAGCCTAAGGGAGGGGCCTGGTTACCTGCTCCCAGCCCAGCCTAGCCGGTCTTCCCCTGGGTCTGTGACAATCCAGCCtcctcctgtctcctcctctccATCCTGAGCTCCTGGTATCTCCAGACAGGAAGGGACAGCCTTCGGTTCCCTGAAGACCTGAACTCTGGCTTCCACTGAATGCCAGTGGATGGTGCCTTGGAGAGGAGGATCTTGGGGGCTCGGGGCCTGGGGCTGGTACTATCCCTGGGCTGGAGCCACTGAGGGCACATGCTTAACACACCCTGAGGGCTCTGGTAGGGGATGAAGACCCGGGGCCCAGGGACTTCCTGAGGGGGCTGGGGGtcagggggagggggcggggcagtGCCTAGCAGCTCTGGTACAGACTTCCTTCgggttcccagtgcagggggttgGTCAGGGCACAGGGTGTGGCAGGCGGTGGTGAGGAAAGGACTGGCCAGGCTGGTCGTGATGGTCACAAGGTGGTCCAGGACACCCCCTTCCTGAGGAGACTGGACAAAAGGGAGGGTCAAGGTGGCCTGCAGTCGCTCCAGGAGAGACGGGGCGGCCTGAGCCTGGGCCACGAGCCCGGGCAAGGCTGGCCACTCAGGCTGATAATGCCGGCTGAGCTGCTCCACTTGGGGCCGCCGCAGCAGCTGCCGGATCCTCTGCACCGTGTCGAAGCTGTCTGTCAGAAATGCCCACTCCAGGGCGGTCTTGCCCCGGACGGGATCCGCTGCTGTCAGGTCAgcacctggggggtggggggcacaggaGTGTCATGGGGTGGGACAGGGAATTGCTGACTTGCAGAAGGACAGGTTCTTTAGCAGTAGGACTTAGTGTCTCATCCTGTTGCAGCTGGAAGCTGAGGATCCTCAGTGGCTACAGCCCAGGGTCAGTACCAGCCCCAGATTCAACTTCTGGTTTAGGACTGATGAAGAAATTGGAGTCCAGCGAGGGGAAAAGACTTCAGAGAGACCTACTGGGGGGATCTCCAAACCTGGCGTAGAACAGAGACCCTCTGAGCTAAGGCACtgaccagagggatggtgtgCAGGTTGCCCAGGATGGGGGGGTCAAGCTGCATCCCCTGGAGCAGGTGGGGGGGATCCTGCTGGTTCCCACTCCTGGTTCCTCCCTTCACCACCACACCCCCCTAATCCTGGGACGCAGGGAGTGGCTGTCACTTTGAAACAAAGGAGGGGGTGCagaccttccttccttctcacccCAAACCCAGTCTGATGCAATGGGGAAGGGAAAAGCTGGAGGCTGGGGGTCCCCAAAGTGAACAACAGAGGGCAGACCCACATCATGGAGTAATGAGGGTCTGAGAATCCCCAGACAATGTGGACTTCACCCCAGGACAACTCTACACTGCCCCTACGTCTCAACTGTCCATCACTGCATCCCTGGAACTCTGGCTCCTCAGAGCTGGAAATCAGCCCAGAGAAGGCCATCACTCTTGTTACACTGGGTAGGTTCACAGAGGGAAGCCGTTTGCCCACAGTCACTCAGCTGGTGGCAGAGCCGGGATGAGAACTCGAGAATCTGGTTCCAGACTCCAGCTTTTTTTTGGTATTAGGTTATCTAGCTGGTCCAGTTATCCTCCCAAGCTTTTTTTTCTGGGACCATCATTCACAGTGTAAATAGAGCTCTCAATAGCTGGACCCTTTGTCAGAAGCCCCAGCACACTCTCAACTCCAGGAGGTCAGTCTGGATTGatcttccttctccatctctttcctcATTGCAACTATGACAGCAGGCAGTGctggtggggagggatgggggagggactCGAGGCCACTGATCCTGCACCTGCCATGAGGAGGGCAGCGACACATTCCGAGCGATCCCGCATGGCGGCCTTCATCAGCGCGGTCAGTCCCCGCTGGTCCCGGCGCTCCAGGTCAAGGCCTGCATAGTAGTTGATCAGGTGACTCACCAGAGACACGTGGCCTACAAGGCACCAAGGGCTGAGCTTAGCTACTcaagaaagggatgacaaagcCCCAAACCCACCCTCCACCCAACAAGGCAGCATCTGGGGTGTGAGAACGTCATTGCAGACAGTGCGGGGCTATGGTCAGGTCTGGAGCAGGGGTACTGATTAAGGATGGGGTTAGCAGCCTCTCACCTGCTTGGGCAGCCAGCATGAGGGCTGTGTCCCCTTCTTTGTCCTGCTGGTTCACATCCAGGAAAGGACAGCGGCTGAGCAGGGCCACCACACTTTGGAAACCATGGTAGCAGGCGACCATGAGGCCTGTCTGGAGGAGGGGCAGCTCAGCCCCTGTGGTTTCCTCCAGGAGCTCCTTGGGGGCCCTGTGTCCTCTAACCCACAACTGTCTCAGAGATGTCCCAGGCCCTGGGAAGACCCACTCTTACCCACTCCCTCCTGAGGACCCAGGTGATGGGTGCTGACCCTGAAGCTCACAGCGCCCTTGCTGCCCTGCAAAGCCCCCTGGGGTGGCTCACCCTCCCGTTGCCATCCACCTGGGTGgcttcctctggggagactccatcaTCCAGCATGGCTTGCAGCTGGGCAGGGTCATTGCGGACACAGGCCCAGTACAGGGGCCCCAGTGTGCAGCTTGGGGTAGAGGCCTCACTGCCCAGGCAGGACGGGGCCTCAGACGTGTCCAGCCCTCCCTTCTGCCAGGTCGGCTCCTGGTCTTCCATCTTAGAGCCAAGAAGGTGATTGGCTCCTTCTCACGCAGTTTGCATCTATAACACAAGATGAGGGGAACAGTGTCTCCCTGGACCCCAGGAGGGATCCCAGAAGTTGTGACTGCCCACCTGGCCCTGGGGAGAGCTTTTTCTTGCTGGAGTCTCCCGTCCCATTCTTGGAGAGAGGACAAACGCCTGGCAGAGAGTTGCAAGAGTCTTAAAAGGACAGGAGTCCTTCACTATTAAATGAGGATCCTAGTAAGATTCAAGGAGAGGGGCGGTCTTCTCTTTCCCATGGGACCTTACCTGGGGTTCGCAGGGTCCCTAGCAGGCagtcactgctggggcccagccTGGAGCCCACAGCAGCCCCCAGACTCCTGGAGCACACTCACCGAGTCTCTGGAGTGTCTCGAGGTGGACTATCCGCCCCAGGAAGCAACGCTGGTAACAGATGGCTCGACTTAACGGAAAAAGCTGCCTGTAACACCTCGGAGCTGAGCTGGATCAAGCCGGGTTAGTTGCGGGGAGGCGGTGGCGGGGGAAGCAGGGCGGGGCCGGCGCTCTCCTGTCCAAGATGACAGAGACCCGCCCCCAAAGCCTGCCCAGAGTGGGCGGGGCCCGAGTCAGGGCAGCTCCGCCCCCGCGGAGGCGGTTCTGGGAGTAAGCACCCCATCTCCCGCGACGCACTCACCTTGCGCCTTAAGCGGGGACTGGCTGTCTCAGAAGCCGATCCTTCGATGGTGGAAGGGCTACGACGTCCCCAAACTCACTCTCAAAAAGTCCCTTCTTCCTTGGTGGAGCGGGGTCTTggtgagggggtggtggtggaagagGGTGCTAGTGACGACATCTCACTAAACAGGGGCTGGAGCAGAGATGGGGGTTCCAGGGGTCACCCGGATCTATTTTTTGAGGTTCTGGAGAAATTAAAGTATAAAGAATTGCTAATTAAGGGTACAAAAATTATGATATAGAAAAGTTACTGGATTCGTTTGTTGTGgtaaattaaatatgaaatatttaaactgTTGATATCTAAATGAATTCATTTGATTATGTAAGCCGtttatttatagttatttataaattaataatgaAGTATTGTTAAACCATTCTTTAAGTTAAATTACTATTAAATATCAAGTTTAATGAATTGGTTTGGGGCCTCGGGTGTAGAAAATGGAGAAAGTCATATTCCTCTGCTTATATCAGTCCAATTATAAGACTGTATGAGCTCTCTCTCTTGTTTTACTTTACTTTATTTGGTTTATCTCTTTCATCCCTGATCTCCAGAGCCCATTCTCCTTTCCTTTACCAATTGACACAAATATCCTTGAAAATGTACATTTCATTGAGAAAGGTAGTGTTGATTTGTGTACGTTTTAACTAGCAccttgcttcccttgtggctcagctggtaaagaatctgcctgcaatgcaggagacctgggttcgatccctaggttgggaagatcccctggagaagggaaaggctacccacgccaatattctggcctggagaattccatggactgtatagtccgtggggtcacaaagagtcccacacgactgagggactttcactttcacgttaaCTGACACCCTGGATTGTGCTAAGCTCattgtgtttcttcttttcactCACAGCTCTGTTTTCAGCTTCTGTCCTTGTTGCATTCCTTGCAGTGTATCGGTCAGGAGTGCCTTTGGTTGTAA includes:
- the ANKRD33 gene encoding photoreceptor ankyrin repeat protein; this encodes MVACYHGFQSVVALLSRCPFLDVNQQDKEGDTALMLAAQAGHVSLVSHLINYYAGLDLERRDQRGLTALMKAAMRDRSECVAALLMAGADLTAADPVRGKTALEWAFLTDSFDTVQRIRQLLRRPQVEQLSRHYQPEWPALPGLVAQAQAAPSLLERLQATLTLPFVQSPQEGGVLDHLVTITTSLASPFLTTACHTLCPDQPPALGTRRKSVPELLVEARVQVFREPKAVPSCLEIPGAQDGEEETGGGWIVTDPGEDRLGWAGSR